Proteins from one Mastacembelus armatus chromosome 16, fMasArm1.2, whole genome shotgun sequence genomic window:
- the stx17 gene encoding LOW QUALITY PROTEIN: syntaxin-17 (The sequence of the model RefSeq protein was modified relative to this genomic sequence to represent the inferred CDS: deleted 1 base in 1 codon), producing MAKESNKLTLRRLEAPIHKFIKVALPTDLERLQKHHNNILKYQHNQQWDRLHQEHINASRTVQQLRANIREMEKLCARVHAEDAHALEVLVKPVRDRASSAAHDFLLLHSNSAHQSTPALTPGAQTSSCVPSSCHANDNVGKEPVSGRQTQMNLPEIPADQSAAESWENLEEDLKGLSGLVTEFSLLVHSQQEKIDSIEDNVNTAAANVEEGTKSLGKAVGYKLAVLPVAGALLGGVLGGPLGLLAGFKAAGVAAALGGGALGFAGGSLVQKHRKGQVDLQMKKLTAPPPEPPAEP from the exons ATGGCAAAGGAGAGCAACAAGCTGACACTGAGGCGCCTGGAGGCACCGATTCACAAGTTCATTAAAGTGGCTCTACCCACGGACCTGGAGAGACTGCAGAAACACCACAATAATATACTCAAG TACCAACATAACCAGCAGTGGGACCGTCTTCATCAGGAGCATATAAATGCCAGCAGAACAGTACAG CAGCTAAGAGCGAACatcagagagatggagaagctgTGTGCTCGGGTCCATGCTGAAGACGCTCACGCCCTGGAAGTGCTTGTCAAGCCAGTCCGAGACAGGGCTTCATCAGCTGCCCACGATTTCCTGCTTTTGCACTCTAACTCTGCACATCAGTCCACACCAGCACTAACACCTGGCGCTCAGACATCCAGCTGTGTGCCCAGCAGTTGCCATGCCAATGACAATGTGGGCAAGGAGCCTGTGTCTGGCAGGCAAACACAGATGAACCTTCCAGAAATCCCTGCAGATCAAAGTGCAGCTGAATCCTGGGAGAACCTGGAAGAG GATCTGAAGGGGCTGAGTGGTTTGGTGACGGAGTTCTCTCTGCTCGTCCAC TCCCAGCAGGAGAAGATTGACAGCATAGAGGACAATGTCAACACAGCCGCTGCCAACGTGGAGGAGGGGACCAAGAGCCTGGGGAag GCGGTGGGCTACAAGTTGGCTGTGTTGCCAGTTGCTGGGGCGCTGCTGGGCGGTGTATTAGGAGGCCCACTTGGTCTGCTGGCTGGGTTCAAAGCTGCAGGGGTGGCTGCTGCGCTGGGAGGGGGTGCCCTCGGGTTCGCTGGAGGCAGCCTGGTCCAGAAACACCGTAAAGGCCAAGTGGATCtgcaaatg aagaaactgACAGCACCACCACCAGAACCACCAGCTGAACCTTGA